In Arcobacter sp. F2176, a single genomic region encodes these proteins:
- a CDS encoding TRAP transporter small permease subunit, translating into MKIFYSFINKLSLWGAYLSSLLLISLVLLILTEIFIRYFFDMSTMIADEYSGYLYLAAIFLGLAYTFNEDAHIRINILTSKMSQKSNRFIDIFAGLITIAILVFALYRTILFTYDSYDMQMVSEGVSETPLYLTQLVMPLGISLFILAVLTFVLKGLRNDI; encoded by the coding sequence ATGAAAATATTTTATTCTTTTATAAATAAGCTCTCATTGTGGGGAGCTTATTTATCATCACTTTTACTAATATCATTAGTTTTATTAATCTTAACAGAGATATTTATTAGATACTTTTTTGATATGTCCACAATGATTGCAGATGAATATAGTGGATATTTGTATTTAGCTGCAATTTTTTTAGGTTTAGCTTATACTTTTAATGAAGATGCACATATTAGAATTAATATTTTAACTTCTAAAATGAGTCAAAAATCAAATAGGTTTATTGATATATTCGCTGGTTTAATTACTATTGCTATATTAGTTTTTGCACTATATAGAACGATTTTATTTACTTATGATTCATATGATATGCAAATGGTTTCAGAAGGAGTTTCCGAAACACCATTATATTTAACTCAATTAGTTATGCCTTTAGGAATAAGCTTATTTATCTTGGCAGTTTTAACTTTTGTTTTGAAAGGATTAAGAAATGATATCTGA
- a CDS encoding TRAP transporter substrate-binding protein, translated as MLKKCLIIASLASMVFAGNVKMNLNAKYGADNFHTVGAEKFATLVKKYTDGTVDITVYPGSSLVKGNPLKAVKDATVAMADMFIPFTAGGGKVFGISALPFIAQSYDDAYKLYQISKPAYEKTARRWNQKLLYSVTWPPSGFYGNKKLESLADFDGVKTRTYDKNSANFVNGAGGNAVALPWGEVYSALRTGLVNSVITSSSSGKDGKFWEVLTDFTKISYAYPLQAVTVNLDYWNSLSSSQKDAMLKAAAEVEKSQWEAVKAEDKDALDTMAKNGMHIWETTPKLKEELSKVADKMLNEYLKDANKDTKKIFEEYRK; from the coding sequence ATGTTGAAAAAATGTTTAATTATTGCTTCACTTGCCAGTATGGTTTTTGCTGGAAATGTAAAAATGAATTTAAATGCAAAGTATGGAGCAGATAACTTTCATACTGTTGGTGCTGAAAAATTTGCTACATTAGTAAAAAAATATACAGATGGAACTGTTGATATTACAGTATATCCAGGTTCTTCATTGGTAAAAGGTAATCCTTTAAAAGCTGTAAAAGATGCAACTGTTGCTATGGCTGATATGTTTATACCATTTACTGCTGGTGGTGGTAAAGTATTTGGTATCTCTGCTTTACCATTTATTGCTCAATCTTATGATGATGCTTATAAATTATATCAAATCTCAAAACCTGCATATGAAAAAACTGCAAGAAGATGGAATCAAAAATTACTTTATAGTGTAACTTGGCCACCATCTGGGTTTTATGGAAATAAAAAGTTAGAGTCATTGGCAGATTTTGATGGTGTAAAAACTAGAACTTATGATAAAAACTCTGCAAACTTTGTAAATGGTGCAGGAGGAAATGCAGTCGCCTTACCTTGGGGAGAAGTTTATTCAGCTCTAAGAACGGGTTTAGTTAATTCTGTTATTACATCATCAAGTTCAGGGAAAGATGGTAAATTTTGGGAAGTATTAACTGACTTTACAAAAATAAGTTATGCTTATCCTTTACAAGCAGTTACAGTTAATCTCGATTATTGGAATTCTTTAAGCTCTTCTCAAAAAGATGCTATGTTAAAAGCAGCGGCAGAAGTTGAAAAATCACAATGGGAAGCTGTAAAAGCAGAAGATAAAGATGCACTTGATACTATGGCAAAAAATGGTATGCATATTTGGGAAACTACTCCAAAATTAAAAGAAGAGTTATCTAAAGTTGCTGATAAAATGCTAAATGAGTATTTAAAAGATGCCAACAAAGATACTAAAAAAATATTTGAAGAATATAGAAAGTAA
- a CDS encoding response regulator transcription factor, with the protein MDEIIEQLKNYTILCVEDEDGIRKRLVNTLKYYFSEVYEAANGEEGYYLYYEKKPNIIISDIEMPEKNGIQMVEEIRKNDLTTIVIMLTAYSSEEYLLNLINLNINHYILKPVVSDNLLSGVIKALGNKLKKKVVFSEELYFDMGKRELYYKNEKVLLRKRDKNFLLLLHENKNRVLTYSMIEEYIWKDKSMSMSALKTFIKELRQRLPIELIENIPQEGYKLKLH; encoded by the coding sequence ATGGATGAAATAATAGAACAATTAAAAAACTATACAATTCTTTGTGTTGAAGATGAAGATGGTATTAGAAAAAGATTAGTTAATACTCTAAAATACTATTTTTCAGAAGTTTATGAAGCAGCAAATGGAGAAGAGGGCTATTATTTATACTATGAAAAGAAACCAAATATAATAATATCAGATATAGAAATGCCAGAAAAAAATGGTATTCAAATGGTTGAAGAAATAAGAAAAAATGATTTGACAACTATTGTAATAATGCTAACTGCATATTCAAGCGAAGAGTACCTTTTAAATCTTATAAATCTAAATATAAATCATTATATTTTAAAACCAGTTGTTTCAGATAATTTATTAAGTGGAGTTATAAAAGCCCTTGGAAATAAACTAAAAAAGAAAGTTGTATTTTCAGAAGAGTTGTACTTTGATATGGGAAAAAGAGAACTTTATTATAAAAATGAAAAAGTTCTTTTAAGAAAAAGAGATAAAAATTTTCTTCTTTTACTTCATGAAAATAAAAATAGAGTATTAACTTATTCTATGATTGAAGAGTATATTTGGAAAGATAAATCTATGAGTATGAGTGCTTTAAAAACTTTTATAAAAGAGTTAAGACAAAGATTACCAATAGAATTAATAGAAAATATTCCTCAAGAAGGCTATAAACTAAAACTTCATTAA
- a CDS encoding TIGR00730 family Rossman fold protein, with protein sequence MIESNEEIVERRKIANDFNCSEEIFKNIKNCVTFFGSARTSQNTEICQLAEDLAFNLANKNINIVTGGGGGIMEAANRGAYKAKSVESIGLNILIPNEQKLNSFTTRNHTFNYFFSRKYMLVKYSAACVVFPGGYGTLDELFEIIILVQTKKLKNLKIYLYDTTFWKDLISFIENTLLKEGMISKNELDVFILTDDLDFIEKDILKLFNIN encoded by the coding sequence ATGATTGAGTCCAATGAAGAGATAGTAGAAAGAAGAAAAATAGCAAACGATTTTAATTGCAGTGAAGAAATTTTTAAAAATATCAAAAATTGTGTAACATTTTTTGGAAGTGCAAGAACAAGTCAAAATACAGAAATTTGTCAACTAGCTGAAGATTTAGCTTTTAATTTAGCAAATAAAAATATCAATATTGTTACAGGGGGAGGTGGTGGAATAATGGAAGCTGCCAATAGAGGTGCGTATAAAGCAAAAAGTGTAGAATCAATTGGGCTAAATATTTTAATTCCAAATGAGCAAAAACTAAATTCTTTTACTACAAGAAATCATACATTTAATTACTTCTTTTCAAGAAAATACATGCTAGTAAAATACTCAGCTGCTTGTGTAGTTTTTCCAGGTGGATATGGTACACTCGATGAACTTTTTGAAATAATTATTTTAGTTCAAACTAAAAAACTGAAAAACCTAAAAATATATCTTTATGATACAACTTTTTGGAAAGACTTAATCTCTTTTATTGAAAATACATTATTAAAAGAGGGAATGATTAGTAAAAATGAACTAGATGTATTTATATTAACTGATGATTTGGATTTTATTGAAAAAGATATACTAAAACTATTTAATATAAATTAA
- a CDS encoding TRAP transporter fused permease subunit: protein MTFLAFITVGFHIYLIFTGLMPNLVSRPLHLALVLPWIFLLSQDEDSSKLIKYGGYILLVCGLFSSLYIVFNYSDLEDQYGSLEGSLQYFVALSLLLSVLEMARRAIKLALPLTATIALAYGLWGHYIPGDFGHQEIPMDSFFGTLVIAEGGIFGALTGVSVNVVAVFVILGAFVGIGEGGNAFMSLSTKIAGRLRGGAAKVSVLASAFFGSISGSASANVASTGAFTIPTMKKLKYPASLAGATEAVASTGGQIMPPLMGAGAFIMAEFLGVPYAKIMSTAIFPAILFFVTVWIGIDVFAKKYNLLAMDKEDIPKLNLVLKLAPFFLIPFGILLYALIIVGKTPQYSAALAIFASILLLLVNRDWKISFKEFIEKFVDGCITASRQIASIASVIICAGIVIGVLNITGIGVKITSAILYLSNGQLFVALLLTAFACLILGMEVPTTAAYIICVSIAGPTLQEYGLSAIQAHLFVFWFALLSTITPPVCGTVFIASGIAQANWIEVAGKSMKLGIGLYIVPLAFVVNPFLIEPDTNFLYAFLSFIKIALGLGLLSNALVNDKQKTVLRVGLVLLGLIIIFYPFQ, encoded by the coding sequence GTGACTTTTTTAGCATTTATTACAGTTGGTTTTCATATTTACTTAATCTTTACAGGGCTTATGCCAAACTTGGTAAGTAGACCTTTACACTTAGCTTTAGTTTTACCTTGGATTTTTCTTTTATCACAAGATGAAGATAGTTCAAAACTGATTAAATATGGTGGATATATATTATTAGTATGTGGTCTGTTTTCTTCTTTATATATAGTTTTTAATTATAGTGATTTAGAAGATCAATATGGTTCATTAGAAGGTTCTTTACAATACTTTGTTGCTTTATCTTTACTTTTAAGTGTTTTAGAAATGGCAAGACGAGCTATAAAACTAGCACTTCCCTTGACTGCAACTATTGCCTTAGCTTATGGACTTTGGGGTCATTATATCCCTGGAGATTTTGGACATCAAGAGATACCAATGGATAGTTTCTTTGGTACATTAGTTATAGCAGAAGGTGGTATATTTGGAGCTTTGACAGGGGTTTCTGTAAATGTCGTAGCAGTATTTGTAATACTAGGAGCCTTTGTGGGAATAGGTGAGGGTGGTAATGCCTTTATGTCTTTATCTACAAAAATTGCGGGAAGATTAAGAGGAGGGGCGGCAAAAGTATCTGTTTTGGCTTCTGCTTTTTTTGGCTCTATTTCTGGTTCTGCTTCTGCAAATGTTGCTTCAACTGGTGCTTTTACAATTCCTACAATGAAAAAATTAAAATATCCTGCAAGTTTAGCAGGTGCTACTGAAGCAGTTGCTAGTACTGGTGGACAAATTATGCCACCACTTATGGGAGCGGGAGCTTTTATTATGGCAGAATTTTTAGGTGTGCCATATGCTAAAATTATGTCAACTGCTATTTTCCCTGCTATTTTATTTTTTGTAACAGTTTGGATAGGTATAGATGTATTTGCTAAAAAATATAATCTTCTTGCTATGGATAAGGAAGATATTCCTAAATTAAACTTGGTTTTAAAACTGGCACCATTTTTTCTTATACCTTTTGGAATTTTGCTTTATGCTTTGATAATAGTGGGAAAAACACCTCAATACTCAGCAGCCCTTGCAATCTTTGCTTCTATTTTACTTTTACTTGTAAATAGGGATTGGAAAATATCATTTAAAGAGTTTATAGAAAAATTTGTAGATGGTTGTATTACTGCTTCTAGGCAAATTGCATCTATTGCTTCTGTTATTATTTGTGCAGGTATTGTAATTGGAGTTTTAAATATCACAGGTATTGGGGTTAAAATCACTTCTGCTATTTTATATTTATCAAATGGACAACTTTTTGTAGCCTTACTTTTAACAGCATTTGCTTGTTTGATTTTAGGTATGGAAGTTCCTACTACGGCTGCTTATATCATTTGTGTATCAATTGCAGGTCCTACTTTACAAGAGTATGGATTATCAGCTATTCAAGCACACCTTTTTGTATTTTGGTTTGCTTTACTTTCCACTATTACTCCACCTGTGTGTGGTACAGTTTTTATAGCATCAGGAATAGCCCAAGCAAATTGGATAGAAGTAGCCGGGAAATCTATGAAATTAGGTATTGGATTATATATTGTACCTTTGGCATTTGTTGTAAATCCATTTTTGATAGAACCAGATACTAATTTTTTATATGCATTTTTATCTTTTATAAAAATTGCACTTGGTTTAGGTCTTTTATCAAATGCTTTAGTTAATGATAAACAAAAAACAGTTTTAAGAGTAGGTCTTGTACTTTTAGGATTAATAATTATCTTTTATCCCTTTCAATAA
- a CDS encoding 5-oxoprolinase subunit PxpA, translating to MNIKLNCDVGDSFGIWKMGNDEEIMPYINMANLACGFHAGDALNMEKAVSLAVNYNVQMGAHIAYQDLSGFGRRKIVYSLEEILAIVIYQMGALNAFCKIYGKSISYVKPHGSLFNDMMDDESIFKSILSAISAYDKNIKLVILSSQKNEKYKQIALLYGISLILEVYVDRNYHDEGFILSRSEKDSFINDELDIIQRVETLKERGYITSKNGIKLFLQADTICLHGSSEKNYKFIKVVSGLLNN from the coding sequence ATGAACATAAAATTAAATTGCGATGTTGGTGATAGCTTTGGTATTTGGAAGATGGGAAATGATGAAGAGATAATGCCTTATATTAATATGGCAAATCTTGCTTGTGGTTTTCATGCAGGTGATGCATTGAATATGGAAAAAGCAGTTAGTTTAGCAGTAAACTACAATGTTCAAATGGGAGCTCATATTGCATATCAAGACTTATCAGGTTTTGGAAGAAGAAAAATAGTATATTCTTTAGAAGAAATTTTAGCCATTGTTATATATCAAATGGGTGCACTAAATGCTTTTTGCAAAATATATGGGAAAAGTATATCTTATGTAAAACCTCATGGTTCTCTTTTTAATGATATGATGGATGATGAATCGATTTTTAAATCAATTTTAAGTGCAATTAGTGCTTATGATAAAAATATAAAATTAGTTATTTTATCAAGTCAAAAAAATGAAAAGTACAAACAAATAGCGCTTTTATATGGAATCTCTCTTATATTAGAAGTTTATGTGGATAGAAATTATCACGATGAAGGTTTTATTCTTTCCCGAAGTGAAAAGGACTCTTTTATAAATGATGAGTTAGATATTATACAAAGGGTAGAGACTTTAAAAGAAAGAGGATATATAACTAGTAAAAATGGAATTAAACTTTTTTTACAAGCTGATACAATATGCTTACATGGGAGTTCTGAGAAAAATTATAAGTTTATAAAAGTAGTTAGTGGATTATTAAATAATTAA
- a CDS encoding cache domain-containing protein, giving the protein MFTEKNIPKLIILTPIITVILIAFFNIYFFIQNQNKYFKEESIRVENDYISKQKNILEREIQSIINYINFQVKNNKKLSIEELKNQVLRYTETIRYEKNGYIWIHDTSYYLRAHPFRKNSLNTYDISLKDAVGSFITKEFVNKTIKNPNGVFIEYYWQKPGKINFSKKLGFFRLYQKYNWVIGAGLYIDDIQNSIDKNKELLEKRIDKYIRLVVFISFLVMLVIGIISYIMSRKISKAFKHYQENVQKKEFLLEDMNKNLEKKVQVAIEEVQKKDRAMLHQSRLARMGTMLSMIAHQWRQPLSEVAGILMELETAAKFKKADDVMIKESVEESNKLIQFMSYTIDDFRNFFKPDKKKVYFYIEDSCMEAISLISASVKNSNIKLHYNIKMNYEIYGYKREFAQVLLNLMSNAKDILNQREIKNPRIDLEVDFKDGYAIVIVQDNANGVEEEHLDLIFEPYFTTKSSSQGTGLGLYMSKMIIEKNMGGELSVENTENGALFKIKVKV; this is encoded by the coding sequence ATGTTTACAGAAAAGAATATACCAAAATTAATTATATTAACTCCTATAATTACAGTAATACTTATTGCTTTTTTTAATATATACTTTTTTATACAAAATCAAAATAAATACTTTAAAGAAGAAAGTATAAGAGTTGAAAATGACTATATTTCAAAGCAAAAGAATATTCTTGAAAGAGAAATTCAAAGTATAATAAACTATATAAACTTCCAAGTGAAAAATAATAAAAAGTTAAGTATTGAAGAGTTGAAAAATCAAGTTTTAAGATATACCGAAACAATTCGTTATGAAAAAAATGGATATATTTGGATTCATGATACTTCTTATTATTTAAGAGCTCATCCTTTTAGAAAAAATAGTTTAAATACATATGATATTTCTTTAAAAGATGCAGTAGGTAGTTTTATAACTAAAGAGTTTGTGAATAAAACAATAAAGAACCCAAATGGTGTTTTTATAGAATACTATTGGCAAAAACCAGGAAAGATAAATTTCTCTAAAAAACTTGGTTTTTTTAGGCTTTATCAAAAATATAATTGGGTTATTGGTGCTGGATTATATATTGATGACATACAAAACTCTATAGACAAGAATAAAGAACTATTAGAAAAAAGAATTGACAAATATATTAGATTAGTAGTATTTATATCATTTCTTGTTATGTTAGTGATTGGTATTATTTCTTATATTATGTCAAGAAAAATCTCAAAAGCTTTTAAACATTATCAAGAAAATGTACAAAAAAAAGAGTTTCTTTTAGAAGATATGAACAAAAATTTAGAAAAAAAAGTTCAAGTTGCAATTGAAGAGGTTCAAAAAAAAGATAGAGCAATGCTCCATCAATCAAGATTAGCTCGAATGGGTACAATGTTATCAATGATAGCTCATCAATGGAGACAACCTTTAAGTGAAGTAGCTGGTATATTAATGGAACTTGAAACAGCAGCAAAGTTTAAAAAAGCAGATGATGTGATGATAAAAGAGTCTGTTGAAGAATCTAATAAGCTTATCCAGTTTATGTCGTATACAATAGATGACTTTAGAAACTTTTTTAAACCAGATAAAAAGAAAGTTTATTTTTATATAGAAGATTCTTGTATGGAAGCTATTTCTTTGATTAGTGCATCTGTTAAAAATTCAAATATTAAACTTCATTATAATATAAAAATGAATTATGAAATTTATGGATATAAAAGAGAATTTGCACAAGTTTTATTAAATCTTATGTCAAATGCAAAAGATATATTAAATCAAAGAGAAATAAAAAATCCAAGAATAGATTTAGAAGTAGATTTTAAAGATGGATATGCAATTGTAATTGTTCAAGATAATGCAAATGGGGTAGAAGAAGAACATTTAGATTTGATATTTGAACCATATTTTACTACAAAAAGTAGTTCTCAAGGTACAGGACTTGGACTATATATGTCTAAGATGATTATTGAAAAAAATATGGGTGGAGAGTTAAGTGTTGAAAATACAGAAAATGGAGCACTTTTTAAAATTAAAGTAAAGGTATAA
- a CDS encoding biotin-dependent carboxyltransferase family protein, with product MSLEIINKPILATIQDMGRFSYSNIGVSNSGVMDEYAYLYVNKILGNDYGTNALEISFSNVQFKVNDSTQIALTGAKCEFFINDVLMNTWETYNIKNGDILKVGRIIEGTRVYLAVSGGFDIKKEFGSNSTTIKEKLGGIDGDKLKKGDILPFKSSQPTYKKRLHKEYIPKYSDELILRVILCSQEDNFSQEEKDKFFSSTYTITNDFNRMGCKLNGEVIKSDINGIISEGIAFGAIQIPSDGQPIILLKERQTIGGYPKIGTVFSLDCFNLAQAKPNSKIRFTPISIEEAQEKLRAFYHYFR from the coding sequence ATGAGTTTAGAAATAATAAATAAACCAATCCTTGCAACAATACAAGATATGGGAAGATTCTCTTATTCGAATATTGGAGTTTCAAATTCAGGGGTAATGGATGAGTATGCTTATTTATATGTAAATAAAATCCTTGGAAATGATTATGGTACAAATGCCCTAGAAATATCTTTTTCAAATGTTCAGTTTAAAGTAAATGACTCAACACAAATCGCACTTACAGGTGCTAAGTGTGAGTTTTTTATAAATGATGTTTTAATGAATACTTGGGAAACATACAATATAAAAAATGGTGATATTTTAAAAGTTGGAAGAATAATAGAGGGTACGAGAGTATATTTAGCAGTAAGTGGTGGCTTTGATATTAAAAAAGAATTTGGAAGTAATAGTACAACTATAAAAGAGAAGCTTGGTGGGATAGATGGTGATAAATTAAAAAAAGGGGATATCTTACCTTTTAAAAGTTCACAACCCACATACAAAAAAAGACTACATAAAGAATATATTCCAAAGTATAGTGATGAATTGATTTTAAGAGTAATTCTTTGTTCCCAAGAAGATAATTTTTCCCAAGAAGAGAAAGATAAATTCTTTTCAAGCACTTATACCATAACAAATGATTTTAATAGAATGGGGTGTAAGTTAAATGGTGAAGTAATAAAATCAGATATAAATGGAATCATTTCAGAGGGTATTGCATTTGGTGCTATTCAAATACCAAGTGATGGACAGCCAATTATTTTATTAAAAGAGAGACAGACAATTGGAGGATATCCAAAGATTGGAACTGTTTTTAGTCTAGATTGTTTTAATCTAGCACAAGCAAAACCAAATAGTAAAATAAGATTTACTCCCATAAGTATAGAAGAAGCACAAGAGAAGTTAAGAGCTTTTTATCACTATTTTAGATAG
- a CDS encoding 5-oxoprolinase subunit PxpA: MSIKLNCDMGESFGIWKMGLDEEIMPYINMANLACGFHASDALTMNKSVALAKKYHVTVGAHPGYQDLVGFGRRSIPCSDEEISSIVLYQIGALSVFCKVHDTYVSYVKPHGGLYHDMMNKENVFRAILSAISSYDKSLNLMILSSPKNEEYAKIAKAYNIALLYEVFADRNYNDDGSLVSRSEDNAVIHDEKEVISRVKNLKEKGTLNSISGKELALEVDALCVHGDTQNALEFIKILRKEISA; this comes from the coding sequence ATGAGTATAAAATTAAATTGTGATATGGGTGAGAGTTTTGGTATTTGGAAGATGGGATTAGATGAAGAGATTATGCCATATATCAATATGGCAAATCTTGCTTGTGGATTCCATGCAAGTGATGCTCTTACTATGAATAAGTCAGTTGCTTTAGCTAAAAAATACCATGTAACAGTTGGGGCACATCCTGGATATCAAGATTTAGTAGGATTTGGTAGAAGAAGTATACCTTGTAGTGATGAAGAGATAAGTTCAATTGTTTTATATCAAATTGGAGCATTAAGTGTTTTTTGTAAAGTACATGATACTTATGTCTCTTATGTGAAACCCCATGGTGGGTTATACCATGATATGATGAATAAAGAAAATGTATTTAGAGCAATTTTAAGTGCTATTTCTTCTTATGATAAGAGTCTAAATCTAATGATACTATCAAGCCCAAAAAATGAAGAGTATGCAAAAATCGCAAAGGCTTATAATATTGCTTTATTATATGAAGTATTTGCAGATAGAAATTACAATGATGATGGAAGTTTAGTCTCAAGAAGTGAAGATAATGCTGTGATTCATGATGAAAAAGAAGTTATATCAAGAGTTAAAAATCTAAAAGAAAAAGGTACTTTAAATAGTATTAGTGGAAAAGAATTAGCTTTAGAAGTTGATGCTCTTTGTGTACATGGTGATACTCAAAATGCTTTAGAGTTTATAAAAATACTTAGAAAGGAAATATCTGCATGA
- the pxpB gene encoding 5-oxoprolinase subunit PxpB, translated as MIFKVASVDSLVIYFGNEISEKIANDVQKAYLSLKSLNIEGIIEIIPSYTTIYISYDIFKYDYSSLVELLKQSINLEYEDNSSKNIINIDVYYGEEVALDLSDMSIKTKLPIEKIIEIHSQKLYDVYAIGFAPGFGFLASVDKQIAVPRLSSPRKSVPKGSVAIADTQTAVYPQSSPGGWNIIGRTAMELFDKSLEKLSPLSVGDKVKFNAISKEEFLAQGGII; from the coding sequence ATGATATTTAAAGTAGCTTCTGTTGATTCATTAGTTATATATTTTGGAAATGAAATAAGTGAAAAGATAGCTAATGATGTGCAAAAAGCTTATTTGTCTTTAAAGAGTTTAAATATAGAAGGAATAATAGAAATTATTCCTTCATATACTACTATTTATATCTCATATGATATTTTTAAATATGATTATTCTTCTTTAGTAGAACTATTAAAACAAAGTATTAATCTAGAGTATGAAGATAATAGTTCTAAAAACATTATAAATATTGATGTTTATTATGGAGAAGAAGTTGCTTTGGACTTAAGTGACATGAGTATAAAAACAAAACTTCCAATAGAAAAGATTATAGAAATACATTCACAAAAACTATATGATGTATATGCCATAGGTTTTGCTCCTGGTTTTGGATTTTTAGCAAGTGTTGATAAACAAATAGCCGTGCCAAGATTATCAAGCCCAAGAAAAAGTGTGCCAAAAGGCTCAGTTGCTATTGCAGATACACAAACAGCAGTTTATCCTCAAAGTTCTCCTGGTGGGTGGAATATTATAGGAAGAACAGCAATGGAACTATTTGATAAGAGTTTAGAAAAACTTTCACCTTTGAGTGTTGGAGATAAGGTTAAATTTAATGCAATCAGTAAAGAAGAGTTTTTAGCTCAAGGTGGAATTATATGA
- a CDS encoding TRAP transporter large permease, which yields MISDPLILSIVLVFIMFVFLLSSIWIGVSLILTGILGMLIAVNHLPPVLSIYDKIGDLLAASMYDSLNSWSLAALPIFILMGEILYKSSISTRLLNGLTPWLSFIPGKLLHINVAACSLFAAISGSSSATTATVGKITLDELKKRGYSKSLALGSLAGSGTLGFLIPPSLIMIIYGVLSNVSIGKLFMAGILPGLLLATLYSVYIMIAASVDKSVVPVNKDKYSLKDFTHSLKDLFPVISLITVVLGSIYGGLATPTEAASLGVLGSVILAIYFKSLSIEILRNALLNTIKTSVMISFIIVGAGFLSQVVGFLGIARAISEFIASMGLSPFALILIIGIMYVFLGMILDGISIVVMTLPIVLPIVQLAGFDPLWFGIFLVFMVELSQITPPVGFSLFVIQSISGEKIEYILKATLPFFILMIVAVVLITVFPEIVEFVPRYMTAK from the coding sequence ATGATATCTGATCCTTTAATTTTATCAATTGTTCTTGTATTTATAATGTTTGTATTTTTGTTATCTTCAATTTGGATCGGGGTTTCATTAATCTTAACAGGTATTTTAGGTATGTTGATTGCTGTAAATCATTTACCACCAGTGCTCTCAATATATGACAAGATTGGTGATTTACTTGCAGCTTCTATGTATGACTCTTTGAACTCTTGGTCTTTGGCAGCTTTACCAATATTTATTTTAATGGGAGAGATTTTATATAAATCATCTATTTCTACAAGACTATTAAATGGTCTAACTCCTTGGTTGAGTTTTATTCCCGGAAAACTTTTACATATAAATGTTGCAGCATGTTCACTTTTTGCAGCAATATCTGGTTCAAGTTCAGCAACAACTGCAACAGTTGGAAAAATTACCCTTGATGAACTTAAAAAAAGAGGTTATTCAAAATCGCTTGCATTAGGTTCCCTTGCAGGAAGTGGAACATTAGGATTTTTGATTCCTCCTTCACTTATTATGATTATTTATGGAGTATTATCAAATGTATCAATAGGTAAGCTTTTTATGGCAGGAATTCTTCCTGGTCTTTTACTAGCTACTCTTTATTCAGTTTATATAATGATTGCTGCAAGTGTTGATAAAAGTGTAGTTCCTGTAAATAAAGATAAATATTCTTTAAAAGATTTTACTCATTCATTAAAAGATTTATTTCCCGTTATATCTTTGATAACAGTAGTGTTAGGTTCTATTTATGGAGGGCTAGCAACTCCAACTGAAGCTGCTTCTTTAGGTGTTTTAGGTTCAGTAATTTTGGCAATTTATTTTAAAAGTTTATCAATTGAAATTTTGCGAAATGCTTTATTAAATACTATTAAAACTTCTGTAATGATAAGTTTTATAATAGTTGGAGCTGGATTTTTATCTCAAGTAGTAGGATTCTTAGGTATTGCAAGAGCAATTAGTGAATTTATAGCCTCAATGGGGCTTTCACCTTTTGCTTTGATTTTAATTATTGGTATAATGTATGTATTTTTAGGAATGATTTTAGATGGTATTTCTATTGTTGTTATGACTTTACCTATTGTATTACCTATTGTTCAATTAGCTGGTTTTGATCCATTATGGTTTGGTATATTTTTAGTATTTATGGTAGAGTTGTCTCAAATCACCCCACCAGTTGGTTTTTCACTCTTTGTTATACAAAGTATAAGTGGAGAAAAAATAGAATACATATTAAAAGCAACACTTCCATTTTTTATTTTGATGATTGTTGCAGTTGTTTTAATTACAGTTTTTCCAGAAATTGTAGAGTTTGTACCTAGATATATGACTGCAAAATAG